In the genome of Flaviflexus ciconiae, one region contains:
- a CDS encoding polyprenol monophosphomannose synthase — protein sequence MRPVVIIPTYNEIDALPSTLDRVRKDLPEIDMLVVDDNSPDGTGDYADQRAEADDRISVLHRPGKGGLAAAYIAGFGWALEHGFTHLVQMDADGSHRAHDLVTMLERAAQSDEPDLVIGSRWVPGGGVVNWPMSRQLLSRLGNLYNRVALGLPYTDITAGFRVYRADTLARIDLSEVAIVGYYWQTDMTERLHRVGAHIVESPITFHEREAGQSKLSSSIFFESLAESTRRGFRHRTGQVKRMLTN from the coding sequence AAGGACCTCCCGGAGATCGACATGCTTGTGGTCGATGACAATTCACCGGACGGGACTGGCGACTACGCGGATCAACGGGCGGAAGCCGATGACCGTATCTCCGTGCTACACCGCCCCGGCAAAGGTGGTCTTGCGGCCGCTTACATAGCGGGCTTTGGGTGGGCACTGGAACACGGCTTTACTCACCTGGTGCAGATGGATGCGGATGGTTCCCACCGCGCTCACGATCTTGTCACCATGTTGGAACGAGCGGCGCAGAGTGATGAGCCCGATCTCGTTATTGGCTCCCGCTGGGTTCCGGGCGGGGGAGTCGTGAACTGGCCGATGTCCAGGCAGCTCCTGTCTCGACTCGGCAACCTCTACAACCGGGTAGCCCTTGGTTTGCCCTATACCGATATCACCGCCGGTTTCCGCGTGTACCGAGCCGACACGCTCGCACGGATTGACCTCTCAGAGGTCGCGATCGTTGGCTACTACTGGCAGACCGACATGACCGAACGGCTCCACCGGGTGGGAGCTCACATTGTGGAATCTCCCATCACGTTCCACGAACGGGAAGCCGGGCAGTCGAAGCTGTCGTCCAGCATTTTCTTCGAATCGCTAGCCGAATCAACGCGCCGTGGCTTCCGCCATCGCACCGGCCAGGTCAAGAGGATGCTGACGAACTAA
- a CDS encoding RNA polymerase-binding protein RbpA: protein MAERSLRGMKIGASSLETDEGVRFVARSDYEYTCPNGHVFHKTFAEEAEIPAVWECHCGANALLKDAEEPEDTKKAKPQRTHWDMLCERRSMEELEELLEERMALINKRGMRSRM, encoded by the coding sequence ATGGCTGAACGTTCACTACGCGGTATGAAGATTGGCGCATCCTCGCTGGAAACAGACGAGGGCGTACGCTTTGTGGCGCGTTCCGACTACGAATACACCTGCCCCAACGGACACGTCTTCCACAAGACTTTCGCCGAAGAGGCCGAGATTCCTGCCGTCTGGGAATGCCACTGCGGTGCTAACGCACTCCTCAAGGACGCCGAGGAACCGGAAGACACCAAGAAGGCCAAGCCGCAGCGCACCCACTGGGACATGCTGTGCGAGCGTCGCTCAATGGAAGAGCTCGAAGAGCTCCTCGAGGAGCGCATGGCACTCATCAACAAGCGGGGCATGAGAAGCCGCATGTAG